One window of Sphingomonas paeninsulae genomic DNA carries:
- a CDS encoding acyl-CoA dehydrogenase family protein — protein MSILYDEQQQAIADEAGRILTARTSSARLKELLEVTGQYDDVFWETCREQGWTGIGIPEDNGGIGLGLIELGLVAEACGALACGAPFLNTGFGVAQAILRYGDAATRAEWLPKLASGEAIGAIGFAEGADMVPGGPALRCTNGRLTGAKRSVAGGSAADVAVVLASGEHGPVLALVKLGQSGVTATAFETFDNSRCTADIAFDNAEAVVLDTPDALAAAQEVLSLQAVIAAHEQVGGANKMMTAARDYSLTRHAFGQPIGGFQSVKHRIAEDYVLVELARANAVQAAASFGTDTFAVNAAAARLSATEAYDTVSRDSVQVHGGIGVTWDADLHLHQRRARSLAIEQGPMVFWEDTLVDLLAGDVA, from the coding sequence ATGTCGATACTTTATGACGAACAGCAGCAGGCCATTGCTGACGAAGCCGGGCGCATCCTGACCGCACGCACATCGAGCGCGCGGTTGAAGGAATTGCTCGAGGTGACGGGCCAGTATGACGATGTGTTCTGGGAAACCTGTCGCGAACAGGGTTGGACCGGGATCGGCATTCCCGAAGACAATGGCGGTATCGGGCTTGGATTGATCGAACTGGGGCTGGTTGCCGAAGCGTGTGGGGCGCTCGCGTGCGGTGCCCCCTTCCTCAACACCGGGTTCGGGGTGGCGCAAGCGATCCTGCGTTATGGCGATGCAGCGACGCGTGCCGAATGGCTGCCGAAACTGGCGAGCGGCGAGGCGATTGGTGCCATCGGATTTGCCGAAGGGGCCGACATGGTTCCGGGCGGCCCGGCACTTCGTTGCACCAATGGTCGGTTGACCGGAGCGAAGCGTTCGGTTGCGGGTGGGTCTGCTGCGGATGTCGCAGTCGTGCTTGCCAGTGGTGAGCATGGGCCGGTTCTGGCGCTTGTTAAGCTCGGACAGTCGGGGGTGACGGCGACGGCTTTCGAAACCTTCGACAACAGCCGCTGCACCGCTGATATCGCTTTTGATAACGCGGAGGCGGTCGTTCTGGATACTCCTGACGCGTTGGCCGCAGCACAGGAAGTCCTTTCGCTTCAGGCCGTTATCGCCGCTCATGAACAAGTTGGTGGAGCAAACAAGATGATGACTGCCGCGCGCGATTATTCGCTGACGCGTCATGCTTTTGGTCAGCCGATCGGTGGCTTTCAGTCGGTCAAGCATCGGATCGCGGAGGATTATGTGCTGGTCGAACTGGCGCGCGCCAATGCGGTGCAGGCCGCCGCTTCGTTCGGGACGGATACATTTGCGGTGAATGCCGCTGCTGCGCGCCTGTCGGCGACCGAAGCTTATGACACTGTGTCGCGCGATTCCGTGCAGGTTCATGGCGGCATCGGTGTGACATGGGATGCCGATCTGCACCTCCATCAGCGCCGCGCGCGCAGTCTTGCCATCGAACAGGGACCGATGGTGTTTTGGGAAGACACACTCGTAGATCTTCTTGCAGGAGACGTCGCATGA
- a CDS encoding acyl-CoA dehydrogenase family protein, protein MTTALEIYRDNAAAWLQTQIAEFGREARRGLSHEEDLALGRRWQAAKFGAGYSAITWKPEHCGQGLTALEKLAFEQEEIKHGFPNDYFGVSLGMPVPIMLRYLPDGWKQERATAALRGEEIWCQLFSEPAGGSDLAGLRTRAEQDPATGDWIINGQKLWTTWAQHSDYGVIVARTDPSVPKHKGLTYYWVDMKAPGVTVRPVRLAEGTSEVNEVFFDDVRIPDSQRLGPVGGGFGVAMETLTIERYQATDPAGFGPPLQLFIDEAKAIKIKGRPAIEDGRIRERIARTYAMQSAMGAIYERTLLSLAAGLQPGPEGAVHKLVSVRARQKLSEFAVDLKGVEGMRYDDDLTRKESWSKSWMTAPTGRIAGGADEMLLNTIAERILGLPQDHRPDKGVPFNQIPR, encoded by the coding sequence ATGACCACCGCACTCGAAATTTATCGCGATAACGCCGCTGCATGGCTTCAGACGCAGATTGCCGAATTCGGTCGTGAAGCACGGCGCGGGCTTAGCCATGAGGAAGACCTTGCGCTGGGCCGACGCTGGCAGGCCGCGAAATTTGGCGCTGGCTATTCGGCAATCACCTGGAAGCCCGAACATTGTGGACAGGGTCTGACGGCACTCGAAAAGCTGGCGTTCGAACAGGAAGAGATCAAGCACGGCTTTCCGAACGATTATTTCGGGGTCAGCCTGGGGATGCCGGTGCCGATCATGCTCCGCTATTTGCCCGATGGCTGGAAGCAGGAGCGCGCGACGGCTGCGCTGCGGGGCGAGGAAATCTGGTGCCAGCTATTCTCCGAACCAGCTGGCGGTTCCGACCTTGCCGGTTTGCGCACACGGGCGGAACAAGACCCTGCGACCGGCGACTGGATCATCAACGGGCAAAAGCTGTGGACGACCTGGGCGCAACATTCGGATTACGGCGTCATCGTCGCGCGCACCGATCCCAGCGTTCCGAAGCACAAGGGCCTGACCTATTACTGGGTGGACATGAAGGCACCCGGCGTCACGGTTCGTCCGGTCCGGCTTGCCGAGGGCACTTCGGAGGTGAACGAAGTTTTTTTCGACGACGTCCGCATTCCCGATTCACAACGGCTTGGGCCTGTCGGGGGCGGTTTCGGCGTGGCGATGGAGACGCTTACGATCGAGCGTTATCAGGCGACCGATCCGGCAGGCTTCGGCCCCCCGCTCCAACTGTTCATCGACGAAGCGAAAGCCATAAAGATCAAGGGCCGCCCCGCGATCGAGGACGGACGTATCCGCGAACGCATCGCGCGCACTTATGCTATGCAGAGCGCCATGGGGGCGATCTATGAGCGTACCCTGTTGTCGCTGGCAGCCGGGCTTCAGCCGGGACCGGAAGGCGCGGTTCACAAGCTCGTTTCGGTGCGGGCGCGTCAGAAGCTGTCCGAGTTCGCGGTGGACCTGAAAGGCGTCGAGGGAATGCGTTACGACGACGATCTGACGCGCAAGGAAAGCTGGAGCAAGTCATGGATGACCGCACCGACCGGCCGCATCGCCGGTGGTGCGGACGAGATGCTGCTTAACACCATCGCCGAACGCATCCTTGGCCTGCCGCAGGATCACCGCCCCGACAAGGGCGTGCCGTTCAACCAGATCCCGCGGTAA
- a CDS encoding sulfotransferase family protein: MNDGAGNEIGNEAARVLDPSRLIAHVEAATGLNDWGTPEFRTALDQLCASAIDEADLEGAALAGFAATIERLLTNRLRLYADRAAFPEIATQKIVAPLIVTGLPRGGTTILHGLLAQDPAARSAAKWEVDCPSPPPRAENRANDPRIAISTAAVEAIPAAFRAMHAMGATLPEECNNFFMMAFRSPNFGATANLPSYMRWLIEDADMAPAFEFHRHFLQHLQAFAPAGYWVLKAPPYLWWPEALFAAYPDARVVVTHRDPADVMPSNASLIAYLRGYTGTPDPLAVGKEQVGHWRTGLDRMHRYRSSGAHSEQFIDTYYTDFVSAPMGVVATIYDRFDMTLSNEARDAMTRFLAGNTQGKHGRHDYQAETFGLSRETLHREFGDYIAAYAIPTR, encoded by the coding sequence ATGAACGACGGCGCGGGGAATGAGATTGGGAACGAAGCTGCAAGGGTGCTCGATCCTTCGCGGTTGATTGCGCATGTAGAAGCAGCAACCGGCCTGAACGACTGGGGCACGCCCGAATTCAGGACCGCGCTCGACCAGCTCTGTGCATCGGCTATCGATGAAGCCGATTTGGAGGGAGCCGCGCTGGCCGGATTTGCTGCCACGATCGAACGGCTGCTGACCAATCGTCTGCGGCTTTATGCCGACCGCGCGGCCTTCCCGGAAATTGCCACACAAAAGATCGTTGCGCCGCTGATCGTGACCGGCCTTCCGCGCGGAGGTACGACCATTCTTCACGGCTTGCTTGCTCAGGACCCGGCAGCGCGCAGCGCCGCAAAATGGGAAGTCGATTGCCCATCACCACCTCCACGCGCCGAAAACAGAGCGAACGACCCGCGCATTGCGATCAGCACGGCTGCGGTGGAGGCGATCCCGGCTGCGTTTCGCGCCATGCACGCGATGGGCGCGACCTTGCCGGAGGAGTGCAACAACTTTTTCATGATGGCTTTTCGTTCCCCCAATTTCGGTGCCACCGCAAACCTGCCTTCCTATATGCGCTGGCTGATCGAGGATGCCGACATGGCACCGGCGTTCGAATTTCACCGGCATTTTCTTCAACACCTTCAGGCGTTTGCCCCTGCCGGTTACTGGGTGTTGAAAGCACCACCCTATCTGTGGTGGCCCGAGGCGCTGTTTGCTGCTTATCCCGATGCGCGGGTCGTCGTGACGCACCGTGATCCCGCCGATGTCATGCCTTCGAATGCGAGCCTTATCGCTTATTTGCGCGGCTATACCGGGACGCCCGACCCATTGGCGGTCGGCAAGGAACAGGTCGGCCACTGGAGAACCGGCCTCGACCGGATGCACCGCTACCGATCATCAGGCGCGCACAGCGAACAGTTCATCGACACCTATTACACCGACTTCGTCAGCGCGCCGATGGGTGTCGTCGCCACGATTTACGACCGTTTCGACATGACCCTGAGCAATGAGGCGCGCGATGCCATGACTCGGTTTCTGGCAGGAAACACACAGGGAAAGCACGGTCGCCACGACTATCAGGCAGAGACGTTCGGCCTTTCGCGCGAGACGCTTCACCGTGAATTTGGCGACTATATCGCCGCTTATGCCATCCCGACCCGCTGA
- a CDS encoding acyl-CoA synthetase — protein MYLTQCLHRMDRQAPDRIAGVDAARTLTWRELSARVAAFAGALRERGLVPGDRVAMLARNGTDFLTYVLGTFWAGGVINPVNLRWTAGEIGYSLENCQTRFLIVDPEFAALVPGIRAAAPGLSHLVETGAPLQAWIDTATPVEDALRRGDDLAAILYTGGTTGFPKGVMLSHTNLASSMLGSIACQRGLAGDRYLHTAPLFHIGALSGLFVALFSGSTSHFLPAFEPLAAIEAVARDRISELFLVPTMIRMVVDHPRFAEFDMGSVQRVRYGASSIDGALLDRAIAAFPNAGFIQAYGMTELSPTVTILGPEDHGAEARANGRLRSAGRATPTTEIRIVGPDDEELPRGEVGEIVARGPTVMLGYWQMPDATAEALRGGWMHTGDLGRMDDEGYITVVDRLKDMIITGGENVYSAEVENALATHPDVAGLAVVAVPDPKWGERVHAVIVPRGGATPTPDALIAHCRITLAGYKIPRSFAFVDALPLSAAGKVLKNVLRDAARDDTTVNS, from the coding sequence ATGTATCTGACGCAATGTCTCCACCGGATGGACCGGCAGGCGCCCGACCGCATTGCTGGCGTCGATGCCGCACGGACGCTCACCTGGCGCGAACTTTCTGCACGGGTCGCGGCCTTTGCCGGCGCATTGCGCGAACGGGGGCTCGTACCGGGGGATCGCGTGGCGATGCTCGCCCGCAACGGCACCGATTTTCTGACCTATGTGCTCGGCACCTTTTGGGCGGGCGGGGTTATCAACCCGGTCAATTTGCGCTGGACGGCAGGGGAAATCGGCTATTCTCTGGAAAATTGTCAGACGCGTTTCCTGATCGTCGATCCTGAATTTGCGGCTCTCGTGCCCGGTATCCGGGCAGCGGCTCCGGGCCTGTCGCATCTGGTCGAAACGGGTGCGCCGTTACAGGCATGGATCGATACTGCGACGCCGGTCGAAGACGCATTGCGGCGGGGCGATGACCTCGCGGCGATCCTTTACACCGGTGGTACGACTGGCTTTCCCAAGGGCGTGATGCTTAGTCACACCAATCTTGCCTCGTCGATGCTCGGTTCTATTGCGTGCCAGCGCGGTCTGGCTGGCGACCGGTATTTGCACACCGCCCCGCTGTTCCATATCGGCGCGCTATCCGGGCTGTTCGTGGCGCTGTTTTCGGGAAGCACCAGCCATTTCCTGCCTGCCTTTGAACCGCTGGCGGCGATCGAAGCGGTTGCGCGCGATCGTATTTCCGAACTGTTCCTCGTGCCCACGATGATCCGCATGGTGGTCGATCACCCGCGCTTTGCCGAATTCGATATGGGTTCGGTGCAGCGCGTCCGTTATGGCGCTTCGTCGATCGACGGTGCGCTGCTCGATCGGGCCATTGCAGCCTTTCCCAACGCCGGGTTTATACAGGCTTACGGCATGACTGAATTATCGCCGACCGTGACCATTCTCGGCCCCGAGGATCATGGAGCCGAAGCACGCGCAAACGGTCGGTTGCGTTCGGCAGGCCGGGCGACGCCGACCACCGAGATTCGCATCGTCGGACCCGATGACGAAGAACTGCCGCGTGGCGAGGTTGGCGAAATCGTCGCGCGCGGGCCGACCGTCATGCTGGGATATTGGCAAATGCCCGACGCTACCGCCGAAGCGCTGCGCGGTGGCTGGATGCACACCGGCGATCTGGGACGGATGGATGACGAGGGCTATATCACGGTCGTCGACCGGTTGAAGGACATGATTATTACCGGCGGCGAAAACGTCTATTCGGCAGAGGTCGAGAATGCGCTGGCGACGCATCCCGATGTCGCCGGGCTTGCCGTTGTTGCGGTTCCCGACCCGAAGTGGGGCGAACGCGTGCACGCCGTCATCGTACCGCGCGGGGGCGCAACACCTACGCCCGACGCGCTGATCGCGCATTGTCGTATTACCCTTGCCGGATATAAAATCCCGCGCAGTTTTGCTTTTGTGGACGCGTTGCCGCTGTCCGCCGCAGGGAAAGTTTTAAAGAACGTGTTACGCGATGCCGCGCGGGACGACACGACAGTGAATTCATAA
- a CDS encoding putative quinol monooxygenase has protein sequence MIAIIATFTINAENAAAFEAVAGELVKATNANEPGVQLYKLVHNAKDPTQYRMMELYDDQAAVDAHMASEWFKAAGPKLGGLIEGRMQLERYAVID, from the coding sequence ATGATCGCAATCATCGCCACTTTCACCATCAACGCGGAAAACGCCGCAGCATTTGAAGCTGTGGCCGGGGAGTTGGTGAAAGCGACCAACGCCAATGAGCCGGGCGTGCAGCTTTATAAACTGGTCCATAATGCGAAAGATCCAACGCAATATCGCATGATGGAACTCTACGACGATCAGGCTGCGGTTGACGCTCACATGGCGTCCGAGTGGTTCAAGGCTGCGGGTCCAAAGCTGGGCGGTCTGATCGAAGGACGGATGCAGCTTGAGCGTTATGCGGTGATCGACTGA
- a CDS encoding CaiB/BaiF CoA transferase family protein: MAGPLAGIRIIEFEGLGPGPFAGMMLADHGAEVIRITRPNHASLLSNLSKFDVLARSRRRIAIDMKSAEGIAVVRDLCASADGIIEGFRPGVMERLGLGPDTLLALKPALVYGRVTGWGQDGPLAQAAGHDINYIAINGVLHTIGSPGGKPVPPVNYIGDFGGGGMLMAFGMVAALLSARANGIGQVVDAAMVDGSALLAGMVWQLNNAGMWSDRTGSNWLDGAAHFYDTYECSDGKYVAIGAIEPQFYAQLRSALGLSDDTSFDAQMDPAGWPELKEKIAAIIRTQSRDHWTALMEGTDLCFAPVLSLAEAPHHPHVAARETFIKVDGQTQPAPAPRFSRDRADPPRASSTTSDADDLLTAIGYDPARIAALRTAGTAS; encoded by the coding sequence ATGGCCGGTCCACTTGCAGGTATCCGCATTATCGAGTTCGAGGGCCTCGGACCCGGCCCGTTCGCCGGCATGATGCTGGCCGATCACGGTGCAGAAGTAATCCGCATTACCCGCCCGAACCACGCCAGTCTGCTGTCGAACCTGTCCAAATTCGACGTGCTCGCCCGGTCGCGCCGCCGCATCGCGATCGACATGAAATCGGCAGAGGGCATCGCGGTCGTTCGCGATCTGTGCGCCTCGGCGGACGGCATTATCGAGGGGTTTCGGCCCGGCGTCATGGAGCGCCTTGGCCTCGGCCCGGACACGCTGCTCGCGCTCAAACCCGCACTGGTCTATGGCCGCGTCACGGGCTGGGGGCAGGACGGCCCGCTCGCTCAGGCCGCCGGGCACGACATTAATTACATCGCGATTAACGGCGTCCTGCACACTATCGGCAGCCCCGGCGGCAAGCCGGTGCCGCCGGTCAATTATATCGGCGACTTTGGCGGCGGCGGGATGCTGATGGCGTTCGGCATGGTCGCGGCGCTGTTGTCCGCACGGGCCAACGGCATTGGGCAAGTGGTCGACGCGGCAATGGTCGATGGGTCGGCTCTGCTCGCCGGAATGGTCTGGCAACTCAACAACGCAGGGATGTGGAGCGACCGGACCGGATCGAACTGGCTCGACGGCGCTGCGCACTTCTACGACACTTATGAATGTTCAGACGGCAAATATGTCGCGATCGGCGCCATAGAACCGCAATTTTACGCGCAGTTACGAAGCGCACTGGGGCTGAGCGACGATACGTCCTTCGATGCCCAGATGGACCCCGCTGGGTGGCCGGAGCTAAAAGAAAAGATCGCGGCCATCATCCGAACCCAATCGCGCGATCACTGGACAGCGTTGATGGAGGGCACCGATCTTTGTTTCGCGCCAGTCCTGTCGCTTGCCGAAGCCCCGCACCATCCGCACGTCGCTGCCCGCGAAACCTTCATCAAGGTTGACGGCCAGACCCAGCCCGCGCCTGCGCCACGCTTTTCCCGCGACCGCGCCGACCCGCCGCGCGCCAGCTCTACCACGAGCGACGCCGACGATCTCCTCACGGCAATCGGCTACGATCCCGCCCGCATCGCGGCGTTACGCACCGCGGGAACCGCATCCTAA
- a CDS encoding acyl-CoA thioesterase: protein MAKIDPALLDIGRYPFHHVITTRFADVDPNRHINNVALVAAFEDARFRFDVAQHFHETMGGYRILIASNHIDYVGEAHYPAPLDLHVGALEIGRSSWQLACLASQDGRPCAFARATLVGTKDGKPAALPDAFREALGKARLRAVAEV from the coding sequence ATGGCAAAGATCGACCCGGCGTTGCTCGATATCGGTCGCTATCCGTTTCACCACGTCATCACGACGCGGTTCGCCGATGTCGATCCGAACAGGCACATCAACAATGTCGCGCTGGTCGCGGCGTTCGAGGATGCGCGCTTCCGGTTCGACGTGGCCCAGCATTTCCATGAGACGATGGGCGGCTATCGCATTCTGATTGCATCCAATCATATCGACTATGTCGGGGAGGCTCATTATCCCGCGCCCCTCGACCTGCACGTCGGAGCGCTGGAGATTGGCCGCTCAAGCTGGCAGCTTGCCTGCCTCGCCAGTCAGGACGGAAGACCCTGCGCCTTTGCCCGCGCGACACTGGTTGGGACAAAGGACGGCAAGCCTGCGGCACTACCCGATGCTTTCCGTGAAGCGCTGGGGAAGGCCCGGCTGCGCGCGGTAGCGGAGGTATAG
- a CDS encoding SDR family NAD(P)-dependent oxidoreductase, whose product MMTGKAATPVFDLSGRVALVTGASSGLGERFAEILAASGAAVVLAARRTDRLEQTCAAIKAKGGRAIAVAMDVADEASTVAAYDAAEAAFGTVDTIIANAGMNSEGSILDLPVEEFDRVMAVNLRGVFLTAREGAKRLIASGSRESGRGRIVITASITAHKVEAGLAAYSGSKAGVLQMGKVMARDWIRQGINVNMICPGYIKTEINGEWFDTEAGAKQIAKFPRRRIMEQGELDTMLLYLASDASGGVTGTSFTIDDGQSL is encoded by the coding sequence ATGATGACAGGAAAAGCCGCAACGCCGGTATTCGATCTTTCGGGGCGCGTTGCGCTGGTCACTGGCGCTTCGTCGGGGCTGGGTGAACGGTTTGCAGAAATCCTTGCCGCTTCGGGTGCCGCAGTTGTGCTCGCCGCACGCCGTACCGACCGGCTCGAACAGACCTGCGCCGCGATCAAGGCAAAGGGCGGCCGCGCGATCGCGGTGGCGATGGACGTCGCGGATGAAGCTTCGACGGTTGCTGCCTATGACGCGGCGGAGGCTGCTTTCGGTACGGTCGACACGATCATTGCCAATGCGGGCATGAATTCGGAAGGGTCGATCCTCGATTTGCCAGTCGAGGAATTCGACCGCGTGATGGCAGTCAATCTGCGCGGCGTGTTCCTGACCGCACGCGAAGGGGCAAAACGCCTGATTGCCAGCGGCAGCCGTGAATCCGGGCGTGGGCGGATCGTCATCACTGCCTCCATCACCGCACACAAAGTCGAGGCGGGGCTTGCCGCCTATTCAGGATCGAAGGCCGGCGTCCTGCAAATGGGCAAGGTAATGGCACGCGACTGGATACGGCAGGGGATCAACGTCAACATGATCTGTCCCGGCTATATCAAGACCGAAATCAACGGCGAATGGTTCGACACCGAAGCTGGCGCAAAGCAGATCGCCAAATTCCCCCGCCGCCGGATCATGGAACAGGGTGAACTGGATACGATGCTGCTCTATCTCGCCTCCGATGCGTCGGGCGGCGTGACCGGCACCAGCTTTACCATCGACGACGGGCAGTCTCTCTGA
- a CDS encoding SDR family oxidoreductase: MREIDGRIAFVTGGASGIGLAIAASLIEAGARVMIADLDPVVLDKVVANLGPQAASVRLDVRDRDGWATARATVEERFGPVDILINNAGIGPDGHTLADMDPIAFDRVIAIKLTGTFNGIATFGAGMRDRGDGHIVNTASMAGLMASAKLGAYTASKFGVVGLSEVLHAEMAPHGVGVSVLCPGLVRTNLGETTTAAGSDRIHAKRKTTDEGIDPAIVGAMVVDAIRENRLHIVTHGDYRGHVAARMDRVLAAFDGVPMRTTSTPPGTAANTEIAKDRSPE, encoded by the coding sequence ATGCGGGAAATCGACGGACGCATCGCTTTTGTCACCGGCGGTGCCAGCGGCATTGGGCTCGCAATCGCCGCCTCGCTGATCGAAGCAGGCGCGCGCGTGATGATCGCCGACCTCGATCCTGTCGTGTTGGACAAGGTCGTGGCCAACCTCGGCCCGCAAGCCGCGTCAGTCAGGCTGGACGTTCGCGATCGCGACGGCTGGGCAACGGCTCGCGCCACAGTTGAGGAACGCTTTGGCCCCGTCGATATCCTCATCAACAATGCGGGCATCGGTCCCGACGGACACACGCTCGCCGACATGGACCCGATAGCGTTCGACCGGGTCATCGCGATCAAGCTGACCGGCACGTTCAACGGCATCGCGACATTCGGCGCGGGGATGCGCGACCGGGGGGACGGCCATATCGTTAACACGGCCTCTATGGCCGGACTGATGGCGAGCGCGAAACTGGGTGCCTATACCGCGTCCAAATTTGGCGTCGTCGGCCTTAGCGAAGTGCTGCACGCCGAAATGGCACCGCATGGGGTTGGCGTTTCGGTATTATGTCCAGGGCTGGTCCGCACCAATCTTGGCGAAACGACGACGGCCGCCGGAAGCGACCGCATCCACGCCAAGCGCAAGACGACCGACGAAGGAATCGACCCGGCAATCGTCGGCGCGATGGTGGTTGATGCGATCCGCGAAAATCGCCTTCATATCGTCACGCACGGCGATTATCGCGGTCATGTGGCAGCACGCATGGACCGCGTTCTTGCCGCGTTCGATGGCGTACCGATGCGCACAACGTCCACGCCGCCCGGAACCGCAGCCAACACCGAAATCGCCAAGGATCGATCGCCCGAATGA
- a CDS encoding thioesterase family protein codes for MTPYFYARDGEFFIPTRLAASPWERGKQNGVALGGLATYLIETIPAPAEMTTVRLTIDILAAAPRAATSGRCRILREGRRIQMVETELIVEDRVVARATALRVRQQDTLPFPEIGPYPSPEDSPEAQFMDERAFGGTLETRLVSGALREPGPAALWVRFGHHHVQDEPLSPLLRAAILGDFGGGLGSVLDRAAWTYANLDITLHLTRAPVSDWLLIDASTASEGNGVGRSDMILADTRGPFARGHQTLFVAPR; via the coding sequence ATGACACCCTATTTCTACGCACGCGACGGTGAGTTCTTCATCCCCACGCGCCTTGCCGCGAGCCCGTGGGAACGCGGCAAGCAGAATGGCGTCGCACTGGGCGGATTGGCGACCTATTTGATCGAGACGATCCCCGCCCCCGCCGAAATGACGACGGTTCGCCTGACCATCGACATCCTCGCCGCCGCGCCGCGCGCCGCGACGAGCGGACGTTGTCGCATCCTGCGCGAAGGCAGGCGTATCCAGATGGTCGAGACCGAGTTGATCGTAGAAGATCGTGTCGTCGCCCGCGCAACCGCGCTGCGTGTGCGGCAACAGGATACCCTGCCCTTCCCCGAAATTGGCCCTTATCCGTCACCCGAAGATTCGCCGGAAGCGCAGTTCATGGACGAGCGGGCATTCGGCGGTACGCTCGAAACCCGTCTCGTCAGCGGTGCACTTCGTGAACCCGGCCCCGCGGCCCTCTGGGTCCGCTTTGGACATCATCACGTTCAGGACGAGCCGCTGTCGCCGCTGTTGCGTGCGGCCATACTTGGCGATTTCGGAGGTGGCCTCGGCAGCGTGCTCGACCGCGCGGCATGGACCTATGCCAATCTCGACATCACGCTACACCTTACCCGAGCGCCGGTCAGCGACTGGTTGCTGATCGATGCTTCGACAGCCAGCGAGGGCAATGGCGTCGGTCGCTCCGACATGATCCTCGCCGATACACGCGGCCCTTTTGCGCGCGGACACCAGACGTTATTCGTGGCCCCGCGCTGA
- a CDS encoding enoyl-CoA hydratase/isomerase family protein, whose protein sequence is MTELVTGTITDGLATITLSRPEAHNAMSWGLVDAFSNVAERLAGDPATRAFLLRAEGKNFCVGGDIRAFADEADPAGFLGG, encoded by the coding sequence ATGACCGAACTCGTCACAGGCACGATCACCGATGGCCTTGCCACCATCACATTGTCGCGGCCCGAGGCCCATAATGCCATGAGCTGGGGACTGGTCGATGCGTTCAGCAATGTTGCGGAACGGCTGGCGGGCGATCCTGCGACCCGCGCTTTCCTGCTGCGTGCAGAGGGCAAGAACTTTTGCGTCGGCGGCGACATCCGTGCTTTTGCAGACGAAGCCGACCCTGCCGGTTTCCTGGGGGGCTAG
- a CDS encoding enoyl-CoA hydratase-related protein: MVAAQGAAAGAGLSLVAGGDIVIAGRSANFSMAYTGIGLTADGGATWLLPRVVGLRRTQELAYLGRRLNAEEAAEYGLVTRIVDDEALAGEAEAIAKKIAAGPTGAFGAVKRLLAESGGNYDAQLDAEATAIENAMRSADAAEGLAAFLGRRPAVFTGK, encoded by the coding sequence GTGGTTGCGGCACAGGGCGCGGCAGCGGGTGCCGGTCTCAGCCTTGTCGCGGGTGGCGATATCGTGATTGCGGGACGTTCGGCGAATTTCTCGATGGCTTATACAGGCATCGGCCTGACCGCAGACGGCGGCGCGACATGGTTGCTGCCCCGCGTCGTCGGCCTGCGCCGGACACAGGAACTCGCCTATCTGGGCCGGCGCCTGAATGCCGAGGAAGCCGCCGAATATGGGTTGGTCACGCGCATCGTCGATGATGAAGCGCTTGCAGGTGAAGCAGAAGCCATCGCCAAAAAAATTGCGGCGGGACCGACTGGCGCATTCGGTGCGGTGAAGCGGCTGTTGGCGGAAAGCGGCGGCAATTACGACGCACAATTGGATGCCGAAGCCACCGCAATCGAAAACGCCATGCGTTCGGCCGACGCAGCCGAAGGACTTGCCGCATTCCTTGGCCGTCGCCCGGCAGTATTCACCGGCAAGTGA
- a CDS encoding PaaI family thioesterase — translation MPAAALRPAPITRNPAYATDIAASFARQGALVTIGAELGEVTPGRCVVRLIVTDRVRQHHGFVHGGIVGMIGDVAGCYAAMTLFDPGVEILTLEYKINFLRPANGDLLIATGQVVRSGRSVTVTTTEIEAVATDGTRSVCAILQQSSMPG, via the coding sequence ATGCCTGCCGCTGCCCTTCGCCCTGCCCCGATTACGCGTAATCCGGCCTATGCGACCGATATTGCGGCGAGTTTTGCCCGACAGGGTGCACTCGTCACGATCGGGGCGGAACTTGGCGAAGTGACGCCCGGTCGCTGCGTCGTGAGGCTCATCGTGACGGACCGGGTGCGGCAGCATCATGGCTTCGTTCACGGCGGCATCGTGGGCATGATCGGCGATGTCGCGGGCTGCTATGCGGCGATGACGCTGTTCGATCCGGGCGTCGAAATCCTGACGCTCGAATATAAAATCAATTTCCTGCGCCCGGCCAATGGCGACCTGTTGATCGCGACCGGACAAGTCGTTCGTTCGGGCCGATCCGTCACCGTGACGACAACGGAGATAGAGGCCGTTGCCACCGATGGCACGCGCAGCGTGTGCGCAATTCTACAGCAAAGTTCGATGCCCGGCTGA